In one Oncorhynchus masou masou isolate Uvic2021 chromosome 23, UVic_Omas_1.1, whole genome shotgun sequence genomic region, the following are encoded:
- the LOC135510564 gene encoding interleukin-13 receptor subunit alpha-2-like, giving the protein MQTPPNLPVRWKVEAHCHTTWNNNSLAGVNPVFVLGLSERKAHVLFSQLGRQLLDNSSKLTFGIQCEFWGGALHRNYSRDNMILKHMEFLFVLQYFIPLITPEVAVEKELKNFQCSLYSSKAMNCSWLPANQTADDLQLYYWYPGESHKTACSDYKPRAGEKIGCRLRGDFLEHDVYFHFNGTLNGLSVQKTFRVRPVHYVKPPAPRVKITEEGKDLLLSWDPPDLAAHHCWVYILNYSMCRESLSKEIQYKYDNVAVKVPYDLRCQYRVQVKAVYKKSCGAGGSDWSDVELYGVEDLHFDWLMTVFAILIPAAVGLFIILCLCCFMKHREKLFPKIPQPSLILKDMLSSNKEQKSVIGNLYVPVVEEMECKISLEKDPTLLLMQPDP; this is encoded by the exons ATGCAAACTCCGCCCAATTTGCCAGTCAGATGGAAAGTAGAAGCACACTGTCACACGACATGGAATAATAACTCACTCGCTGGAGTAAATCCTGTGTTTGTTTTAGGTTTATCTGAACGTAAGGCACATGTATTATTTTCTCAGTTAGGGAGACAACTGCTCGACAATTCTAGTAAACTTACCTTTGGAATTCAGTGCGAGTTTTGGGGAGGCGCGCTCCATCGGAATTACTCAAGGGACAACATGATTTTGAAACATATGGAATTTCTCTTCGTTTTACAATACTTTATTCCTCTGATCACTCCAGAGGTTGCAGTTGAGAAGG AGTTGAAGAACTTCCAGTGTTCCCTCTACTCCTCTAAGGCCATGAACTGCAGCTGGCTTCCAGCCAATCAGACTGCAGATGACCTCCAGCTCTACTACTG GTACCCTGGTGAATCCCACAAAACAGCATGCAGTGACTACAAGCCCAGAGCTGGTGAGAAGATAGGTTGTCGCCTGAGAGGAGACTTCCTTGAACATGACGTCTACTTCCACTTCAATGGGACTCTCAATGGTTTGTCTGTACAGAAAACCTTCCGGGTGCGTCCTGTACATTATG TCAAGCCCCCGGCCCCTAGGGTTAAGATCACAGAGGAAGGGAAGGATCTCCTTCTGAGCTGGGACCCTCCGGACTTAGCCGCTCACCACTGCTGGGTTTACATCTTAAACTACAGCATGTGTCGAGAGTCTCTG AGTAAggaaatacaatacaaatatgaTAATGTAGCCGTGAAAGTGCCGTACGACCTGAGATGCCAATACAGAGTCCAGGTTAAAGCAGTCTATAAGAAGTCATGTGGGGCAGGAGGGAGCGACTGGAGCGATGTTGAACTTTATG GTGTGGAGGATCTTCATTTTGATTGGTTGATGACTGTATTTGCCATCCTCATTCCAGCTGCAGTTGGCCTATTCATCATCCTGTGTCTTTGTTGTTTCATGAA GCACAGAGAGAAGCTTTTCCCCAAAATTCCACAGCCCTCCTTGATTTTGAAGGACATGCTGAGCAGCAATAAGGAACAGAAG AGCGTCATAGGGAATCTCTATGTccctgtagtggaggagatggaATGTAAGATCAGCCTAGAGAAAGACCCTACTCTTCTCTTGATGCAGCCTGACCCCTGA